One part of the Arabidopsis thaliana chromosome 4, partial sequence genome encodes these proteins:
- a CDS encoding Protein with RNI-like/FBD-like domain (Protein with RNI-like/FBD-like domains; CONTAINS InterPro DOMAIN/s: F-box domain, cyclin-like (InterPro:IPR001810), FBD (InterPro:IPR013596), F-box domain, Skp2-like (InterPro:IPR022364), FBD-like (InterPro:IPR006566); BEST Arabidopsis thaliana protein match is: F-box/RNI-like superfamily protein (TAIR:AT3G59210.4); Has 1478 Blast hits to 1464 proteins in 18 species: Archae - 0; Bacteria - 0; Metazoa - 0; Fungi - 0; Plants - 1476; Viruses - 0; Other Eukaryotes - 2 (source: NCBI BLink).): METRSVKRKKKKKEEEANWFIRVDRISNLPDSLNHQILLLLPLKSAAQASLLSKRWRSLFLSLPDLDFTSINDLKNPKSFSSNSIYKVLSLRSHRDSNNLRSLRFRVPVTFTSLNSLIRLAVTHQVQDLDIEVTTKDYFNFPRWIVTSQNLRALTLKSANLGFRLPPSSSARGGFQKLTSLSLSRVILHNQPCLSDFFTDPSFPLLEKLTLECCFGLKELKVSCRLLQEFSLKNSLQLEGLEVSGNKLQKLKVESCFYSYSEKSFVKINTPNLKTFLWNSNAVTTSVHFLDKLVCLRKAFVKVFWHHQDLNSQIQSLFTLLSGLCHSYKLQLGNQSVEILSSKKGLLKNHLLPFHNMRFLELQTRLNRHNVQTLSCLFKSCPMLNILTVKIIDDQTSERRQWNKDLWDMSNSEIQYWESQAYELESFLNHLEFVEIHGFVECENEMSLAIFLLRHGKALIKMTLRSSFLCRDSLRRQMIRSQLTGFSMASSKAKISFH; this comes from the exons ATGGAGACAAGATCTGTGAaacggaagaagaagaagaaagaagaagaagcaaattgGTTTATCAGAGTAGATAGAATCAGCAACCTCCCTGATTCTCTAAATCATCAGATTCTTCTCTTGCTTCCTCTTAAATCTGCAGCACAAGCTAGCTTACTTTCGAAACGATGgagatctctctttctctcattgCCTGATCTTGATTTCACCTCCATCAACGATCTCAAGAATCCGAAATCTTTCTCTTCTAACTCCATTTACAAAGTGCTTTCTCTTCGTAGTCATCGTGACTCCAACAATCTTAGATCACTTCGTTTTCGCGTTCCCGTCACTTTCACAAGTCTCAATTCCTTGATTCGTTTAGCTGTTACTCATCAGGTTCAAGATCTTGACATTGAAGTCACTACCAAAGACTACTTTAACTTCCCTCGTTGGATTGTGACCTCTCAAAATTTAAGAGCTCTGACGCTTAAATCAGCCAACCTTGGTTTTCGATTACCTCCTTCATCATCAGCACGAGGAGGTTTCCAAAAGCTTACTTCACTCTCTTTATCTCGTGTGATACTACACAATCAACCTTGTCTGTCAGATTTCTTCACTGATCCGAGCTTCCCTCTTCTGGAGAAACTAACCCTAGAATGTTGCTTTGGACTCAAGGAACTTAAGGTTAGTTGCCGTCTTCTCCAAGAGTTTTCTCTAAAGAACTCTTTACAGCTTGAGGGCTTAGAGGTTTCTGGTAATAAGCTTCAGAAACTTAAGGTTGAGAGTTGCTTCTATTCATACTCAGAAAAGAGCTTTGTGAAGATTAACACACCGAATCTCAAAACTTTCCTTTGGAATTCAAACGCTGTCACTACTAGTGTTCATTTCTTGGACAAGTTAGTTTGTCTGAGAAAAGCATTTGTTAAAGTGTTTTGGCATCATCAAGATCTCAATTCTCAGATACAAAGCTTATTCACTCTCTTGTCAGGTCTCTGTCATTCCTATAAACTACAACTTGGAAACCAATCCGTAGAG ATTTTGTCGAGTAAGAAGGGACTATTAAAGAATCATCTTCTACCGTTTCACAACATGAGATTCTTGGAACTGCAAACACGTTTGAATAGACACAATGTTCAAACACTGTCATGTCTGTTCAAGAGCTGTCCAATGCTAAACATACTTACCGTCAAAATCATTGATGATCAAACAAGTGAAAGAAGG CAATGGAATAAGGATTTGTGGGATATGTCAAACTCAGAGATTCAGTACTGGGAATCTCAAGCCTATGAATTAGAATCTTTCTTGAACCACTTGGAATTTGTGGAGATTCACGGATTCGTAGAGTGCGAGAACGAAATGAGCCTCGCAATCTTTTTGCTGAGACATGGAAAGGCTTTAATCAAGATGACGCTTCGGTCTAGTTTCCTCTGTAGAGACTCTCTCCGCAGACAAATGATAAGGTCACAGCTAACGGGATTCTCCATGGCTTCTTCCAAAGCCAAAATCTCATTTCATTGA